In the genome of Spea bombifrons isolate aSpeBom1 chromosome 11, aSpeBom1.2.pri, whole genome shotgun sequence, one region contains:
- the PHYHIPL gene encoding phytanoyl-CoA hydroxylase-interacting protein-like isoform X2, which translates to MDPKGNKSQDSGIAEMEELPVPHNIKISNITCDSFKISWDMDAKSKDRITHYFIDLNKKENKNSNKFKHKDVPTKLVAKAVPLPMTVRGHWFLSPRTEYTVAVQTASKQVDGDYVVSEWSEIIEFCTADYSKVHLTQLMEKAETIAGRMLKFSVFYRNQHKEYFDYTRQNHGNAMQPSLKDNSGSHGSPISAKLEGIFFSCNTEFNTGKPPQDSPYGRYRVEIPAEKLFNPNTNLYFGDFYCMYTAYHYVILVIAPAGSPGDEFCKQRLPQLSLNDNKFLTCTEDEKGLVFHHAQDIILEVIYTDPVDLSIGTVAEISGHQLMSLSTANAKKDPSCKTCNISVGR; encoded by the exons GGAATAAATCTCAAGACAGCGGCATTGCAGAAATGGAGGAGCTGCCCGTCCCTCACAACATCAAAATAAGCAACATCACATGTGATTCTTTTAAGATTTCATGGGACATGGATGCGAAATCCAAGGACCGAATCACACACTATTTTATTGATCTTAACAAGAAGGAGAACAAGAATTCCAACAAATTCAAACATAAG gatGTCCCCACCAAATTGGTAGCCAAGGCAGTTCCGCTACCAATGACGGTCCGTGGTCACTGGTTTTTAAGCCCAAGGACAGAATATACTGTTGCTGTCCAGACCGCCTCTAAACAAGTGGATGGAGATTACGTTGTTTCTGAATGGAGTGAAATTATTGAATTCTGCACTGCAG ATTATTCAAAGGTCCATCTGACACAGTTGATGGAGAAAGCAGAGACAATTGCAGGACGTATGCTTAAATTTTCAGTTTTTTACCGAAACCAACACAAAGAATACTTTGACTATACCcg CCAGAACCATGGCAATGCCATGCAGCCCTCTCTAAAAGATAATAGTGGCAGTCATGGATCTCCCATCAGTGCAAAGCTggaagggatatttttcagctgTAACACCGAGTTTAATACTGGGAAGCCTCCACAAGATTCACCGTATGGAAGGTACAGGGTGGAGATACCTGCAGAAAAACTCTTCAACCCAAACACCAACCTGTACTTTGGTGACTTCTACTGTATGTACACTGCCTACCATTACGTCATCCTCGTCATCGCCCCTGCGGGTTCTCCAGGTGATGAGTTCTGCAAGCAGCGCCTTCCTCAGCTAAGCCTCAATGATAACAAGTTCCTGACCTGCACTGAAGATGAAAAAGGCCTCGTATTTCACCATGCCCAGGATATTATCCTGGAAGTCATTTATACTGACCCTGTGGATCTTTCTATTGGCACAGTCGCAGAAATCAGCGGCCATCAGCTCATGAGTTTGTCCACTGCCAACGCAAAGAAAGACCCAAGCTGCAAGACCTGCAATATCAGCGTTGGACGTTAA
- the PHYHIPL gene encoding phytanoyl-CoA hydroxylase-interacting protein-like isoform X3 — protein sequence MEELPVPHNIKISNITCDSFKISWDMDAKSKDRITHYFIDLNKKENKNSNKFKHKDVPTKLVAKAVPLPMTVRGHWFLSPRTEYTVAVQTASKQVDGDYVVSEWSEIIEFCTADYSKVHLTQLMEKAETIAGRMLKFSVFYRNQHKEYFDYTRQNHGNAMQPSLKDNSGSHGSPISAKLEGIFFSCNTEFNTGKPPQDSPYGRYRVEIPAEKLFNPNTNLYFGDFYCMYTAYHYVILVIAPAGSPGDEFCKQRLPQLSLNDNKFLTCTEDEKGLVFHHAQDIILEVIYTDPVDLSIGTVAEISGHQLMSLSTANAKKDPSCKTCNISVGR from the exons ATGGAGGAGCTGCCCGTCCCTCACAACATCAAAATAAGCAACATCACATGTGATTCTTTTAAGATTTCATGGGACATGGATGCGAAATCCAAGGACCGAATCACACACTATTTTATTGATCTTAACAAGAAGGAGAACAAGAATTCCAACAAATTCAAACATAAG gatGTCCCCACCAAATTGGTAGCCAAGGCAGTTCCGCTACCAATGACGGTCCGTGGTCACTGGTTTTTAAGCCCAAGGACAGAATATACTGTTGCTGTCCAGACCGCCTCTAAACAAGTGGATGGAGATTACGTTGTTTCTGAATGGAGTGAAATTATTGAATTCTGCACTGCAG ATTATTCAAAGGTCCATCTGACACAGTTGATGGAGAAAGCAGAGACAATTGCAGGACGTATGCTTAAATTTTCAGTTTTTTACCGAAACCAACACAAAGAATACTTTGACTATACCcg CCAGAACCATGGCAATGCCATGCAGCCCTCTCTAAAAGATAATAGTGGCAGTCATGGATCTCCCATCAGTGCAAAGCTggaagggatatttttcagctgTAACACCGAGTTTAATACTGGGAAGCCTCCACAAGATTCACCGTATGGAAGGTACAGGGTGGAGATACCTGCAGAAAAACTCTTCAACCCAAACACCAACCTGTACTTTGGTGACTTCTACTGTATGTACACTGCCTACCATTACGTCATCCTCGTCATCGCCCCTGCGGGTTCTCCAGGTGATGAGTTCTGCAAGCAGCGCCTTCCTCAGCTAAGCCTCAATGATAACAAGTTCCTGACCTGCACTGAAGATGAAAAAGGCCTCGTATTTCACCATGCCCAGGATATTATCCTGGAAGTCATTTATACTGACCCTGTGGATCTTTCTATTGGCACAGTCGCAGAAATCAGCGGCCATCAGCTCATGAGTTTGTCCACTGCCAACGCAAAGAAAGACCCAAGCTGCAAGACCTGCAATATCAGCGTTGGACGTTAA
- the PHYHIPL gene encoding phytanoyl-CoA hydroxylase-interacting protein-like isoform X1, which produces MEVPRLSQHISSPNSPCEEMIKNLSLEAIQLCERDGNKSQDSGIAEMEELPVPHNIKISNITCDSFKISWDMDAKSKDRITHYFIDLNKKENKNSNKFKHKDVPTKLVAKAVPLPMTVRGHWFLSPRTEYTVAVQTASKQVDGDYVVSEWSEIIEFCTADYSKVHLTQLMEKAETIAGRMLKFSVFYRNQHKEYFDYTRQNHGNAMQPSLKDNSGSHGSPISAKLEGIFFSCNTEFNTGKPPQDSPYGRYRVEIPAEKLFNPNTNLYFGDFYCMYTAYHYVILVIAPAGSPGDEFCKQRLPQLSLNDNKFLTCTEDEKGLVFHHAQDIILEVIYTDPVDLSIGTVAEISGHQLMSLSTANAKKDPSCKTCNISVGR; this is translated from the exons GGAATAAATCTCAAGACAGCGGCATTGCAGAAATGGAGGAGCTGCCCGTCCCTCACAACATCAAAATAAGCAACATCACATGTGATTCTTTTAAGATTTCATGGGACATGGATGCGAAATCCAAGGACCGAATCACACACTATTTTATTGATCTTAACAAGAAGGAGAACAAGAATTCCAACAAATTCAAACATAAG gatGTCCCCACCAAATTGGTAGCCAAGGCAGTTCCGCTACCAATGACGGTCCGTGGTCACTGGTTTTTAAGCCCAAGGACAGAATATACTGTTGCTGTCCAGACCGCCTCTAAACAAGTGGATGGAGATTACGTTGTTTCTGAATGGAGTGAAATTATTGAATTCTGCACTGCAG ATTATTCAAAGGTCCATCTGACACAGTTGATGGAGAAAGCAGAGACAATTGCAGGACGTATGCTTAAATTTTCAGTTTTTTACCGAAACCAACACAAAGAATACTTTGACTATACCcg CCAGAACCATGGCAATGCCATGCAGCCCTCTCTAAAAGATAATAGTGGCAGTCATGGATCTCCCATCAGTGCAAAGCTggaagggatatttttcagctgTAACACCGAGTTTAATACTGGGAAGCCTCCACAAGATTCACCGTATGGAAGGTACAGGGTGGAGATACCTGCAGAAAAACTCTTCAACCCAAACACCAACCTGTACTTTGGTGACTTCTACTGTATGTACACTGCCTACCATTACGTCATCCTCGTCATCGCCCCTGCGGGTTCTCCAGGTGATGAGTTCTGCAAGCAGCGCCTTCCTCAGCTAAGCCTCAATGATAACAAGTTCCTGACCTGCACTGAAGATGAAAAAGGCCTCGTATTTCACCATGCCCAGGATATTATCCTGGAAGTCATTTATACTGACCCTGTGGATCTTTCTATTGGCACAGTCGCAGAAATCAGCGGCCATCAGCTCATGAGTTTGTCCACTGCCAACGCAAAGAAAGACCCAAGCTGCAAGACCTGCAATATCAGCGTTGGACGTTAA